The Setaria italica strain Yugu1 chromosome IX, Setaria_italica_v2.0, whole genome shotgun sequence genome has a window encoding:
- the LOC101768126 gene encoding uncharacterized protein LOC101768126 has product MEPKMESESPNLEDTGDHQPSSEASLASDVIYDDSPVPPCIGSAHQAEIPNLLTEDERHELMAGSLNGSTLHGYGYPIVVGLALPIMWASPSEVNKKEEELPMQNFPESTTRGSSSGDVQSQVTSACPINNNTSKCDPTFQDQHIVVPAVQTECDANQAHDDQMAPCPTQEGLSVTNYPTMKQIGTEQLNPLPYSPIALWTDLEAELFLLGLYIFGKNLNLLSRFLGTKTLGDVLSFYYGKFYKRDAYKRWSDCRKAKTRKCILGERIFQGWRQQELISRLKSKIPKEDHNSLIEVFKSFSDSQTSLKEFVFALKSIVGTEVFVEAVGVGKGKHDLTGFVMDQSKPNQALSVHSDLPTGKDCSSLASEDIIKFLTGDFRRSKTRSNDIFWEAVWPRLLAKGWHSEQPKDVSTTKNCLVFLVPGIKKFSRSKLTKGTHYFDSVSDVLKKVAADPVLLELEADGVGHGLTAEKNGSITDMKLNQDSPLDGYQELPKFTIIDTSLVEGEEPFNVRELRNLPADANISFVLSHHASNMVSYSSSEEEDASDRLSDDQEDHGRVTTEVKEIEMVSVGSLRNMVTANGHSSNGSGDKIDLTGIYGIKSKPEKRKYLSPVSKRRRLSTCSNEQSSRRSFSFSKGGGLEKEKSKPLSTSKPAAVDAGDAFQTKTIARCSTKEKPSKQKTDVSNSVTSDGQNERMVTENLIEDRSFEHKADPVAEIHSKITADETKYAKERAHVSGPINLNKLETPHVDKESVSIGTTSSEDQSGMKADEAPSISNSNMTRDLSEATGGPVAQQPEPALEANPRRHGTRNRPPTARALEAVAFGLLGSGKRKGDPKNMARSRPSQRARKATKDPVPTASGGDTESSVDAEAHP; this is encoded by the exons ATGGAGCCGAAG ATGGAGTCGGAGTCCCCCAATCTTGAAGACACTGGCGACCACCAACCTTCTTCAGAAGCTTCCCTTGCTTCGGATGTGATATATGATGACTCTCCAGTACCTCCATGCATCGGAAGTGCGCACCAGGCAGAAATCCCCAATCTGCTTACAGAGGATGAGCGCCACGAGCTCATGGCTGGTTCACTCAACGGCTCCACATTACATGGCTATGGTTACCCTATTGTGGTTGGGTTAGCTCTACCAATTATGTGGGCATCACCAAGCGAAGTCAATAAGAAGGAAGAGGAATTACCAATGCAAAATTTTCCAGAATCCACAACaagaggcagcagcagcggagATGTGCAAAGTCAGGTGACCTCAGCTTGTCCAATCAACAATAACACAAGCAAATGTGATCCAACATTCCAGGATCAACATATAGTGGTGCCTGCAGTTCAAACTGAATGTGACGCTAATCAAGCTCATGATGATCAAATGGCTCCTTGCCCCACTCAAGAAGGCTTGAGCGTCACCAATTATCCAACGATGAAGCAGATAGGAACCGAACAATTAAACCCGCTGCCTTATTCACCCATTGCCCTTTGGACTGATCTTGAGGCAGAGCTGTTTCTTCTTGGGCTCTacatttttggcaaaaatcTCAACCTGCTGAGCAGGTTTCTGGGTACTAAGACCCTTGGCGATGTGCTTTCATTTTACTATGGGAAGTTCTACAAAAGGGATGCGTATAAAAGATGGTCGGACTGTAGAAAGGCAAAAACTAGAAAATGCATTCTTGGAGAACGCATTTTTCAAGGATGGCGACAGCAGGAGCTAATATCACGTCTGAAATCTAAAATCCCTAAAGAAGATCACAATTCATTGATTGAG GTTTTCAAATCTTTCAGTGACAGTCAAACATCTTTGAAGGAATTTGTCTTCGCTCTGAAATCCATTGTTGGGACAGAAGTTTTTGTGGAGGCGGTCGGGGTTGGTAAAGGGAAGCATGATTTGACTGGATTTGTTATGGACCAATCTAAACCCAATCAAGCTCTCTCTGTTCATAGTGATTTGCCGACAGGCAAAGATTGTTCGTCACTCGCTTCAGAAGATATAATTAAGTTCTTAACTGGTGATTTCAGAAGAAGTAAGACAAGATCGAATGATATTTTCTGGGAAGCTGTTTGGCCCCGTTTGCTTGCAAAAGGCTGGCACTCAGAGCAGCCAAAGGATGTCAGCACAACTAAAAATTGCCTTGTATTTCTCGTGCCGGGTATAAAGAAGTTCTCGAGGAGTAAACTCACTAAAGGCACTCATTATTTTGATTCTGTGAGTGATGTACTGAAAAAGGTGGCAGCAGATCCTGTTCTTCTTGAGTTGGAGGCTGATGGGGTAGGCCATGGTTTAACTGCTGAGAAAAATGGCAGTATCACAGATATGAAACTGAACCAAGATAGTCCTTTAGATGGATATCAGGAGCTTCCTAAGTTCACAATAATTGATACTAGCTTAGTCGAAGGGGAAGAACCCTTCAATGTGCGGGAGCTGAGGAACTTACCTGCAGATGCAAATATTAGTTTTGTCCTTTCACACCATGCATCTAATATGGTGAGCTACAGTTCCTCCGAGGAGGAAGATGCCAGTGATAGATTATCAGATGACCAGGAAGATCATGGACGAGTTACAACTGAGGTCAAGGAAATTGAAATGGTTTCAGTGGGTTCATTGCGAAACATGGTGACTGCTAATGGACATTCTTCTAATGGCAGTGGCGATAAAATTGATTTGACAGGCATCTATGGCATCAAATCAAAACCTGAAAAGCGCAAGTATTTGTCTCCAGTGTCAAAGCGGAGAAGATTAAGTACCTGTAGTAATGAACAGAGCAGCCGGCGCAGCTTTTCATTCTCGAAAGGTGGTGGTTTGGAGAAAGAGAAAAGCAAGCCACTATCAACTTCAAAACCAGCTGCTGTTGATGCTGGTGACGCTTTCCAGACCAAAACAATCGCACGCTGTTCTACAAAGGAGAAGCCATCTAAGCAGAAAACAGATGTATCGAATTCTGTTACCAGTGATGGGCAAAATGAGAGAATGGTTACGGAGAACTTAATTGAGGACAGGTCATTTGAGCATAAGGCTGACCCAGTCGCTGAAATTCACTCAAAGATCACCGCTGATGAGACAAAGTATGCCAAAGAAAGAGCTCATGTTAGTGGTCCAATTAACTTGAATAAGCTGGAGACACCACATGTTGATAAGGAAAGCGTAAGTATTGGCACCACATCATCAGAAGATCAGAGTGGCATGAAGGCTGATGAagctccctccatttcaaacaGCAACATGACTCGTGATCTTTCTGAGGCAACTGGAGGACCTGTTGCCCAGCAACCTGAGCCTGCTTTGGAGGCAAATCCCCGGAGGCACGGAACCAGAAACAGGCCTCCCACCGCGAGAGCTTTAGAAGCTGTTGCTTTTGGACTACTTGGAAGCGGGAAGCGGAAGGGTGACCCAAAGAACATGGCAAGGAGCCGGCCTTCTCAGCGAGCTCGCAAAGCCACCAAAGATCCAGTCCCTACAGCTTCCGGTGGTGACACAGAGTCCAGTGTGGATGCGGAAGCGCATCCGTGA
- the LOC101768530 gene encoding metal tolerance protein 2, which yields MGFRFARLAARAAASRRGPPPAASSAHLALASTAAEPRCWPHWLVPARGHVGHSHHHGGEGGGEASERIFRLGLAAEVALTAGKAVTGYLSGSTAIVADAAHSLSDIVLSGVALLSYRAAKAPKDKEHPYGHGKFESLGALGISSMLLVTSGGIAWHAFEVLQGVMSSSPDIIGNTLHAHHDHGNGGHHHGIDLEHPVLALSVTTLAIAVKEGLYWIAKRAGDKEGSGLMKANAWHHRADAISSVVALVGVGGSILGLPLLDPLAGLIVSGMILKAGIQTGYESVLELVDAAVDPSLLQPIRETILKVDGVKGCHRLRGRKAGTSLYLDVHIEVYPFLSVSAAHDIGETVRHLIQKEHNQVAEVFIHIDPSYSMGPNMNLNRTLNNFNLRNSEAIPRQQSAEAIVSDIISSHFSEKMSLEHLMLHYVQGRVLLQVQVSMSPEILIWDAMEIAKQAEEEIMRADASISQVSLQLRLGQHIKQLQLASSKNIASDLHGGAQ from the exons ATGGGCTTCCGCTtcgcccgcctcgccgcccgcgccgcggcctcCCGCCGGGGCCCGCCCCCCGCCGCTTCCTCCGCCCACCTCGCGCtcgcctcgacggcggcggagccACGCTGCTGGCCCCACTGGCTCGTCCCCGCCCGCGGCCACGTGGGCCACTCGCACCACCACGGCGGAGAGGGCGGGGGCGAGGCCTCCGAGCGGATCTTCCGGCtgggcctcgccgccgaggtcgcCCTCACCGCGGGGAAGGCCGTCACGGGATACCTCTCCGGCAGCACCGCCATCGTGGCCGACGCCGCCCACTCCCTCTCCGACATC GTGCTTAGCGGGGTGGCTCTACTGTCGTACAGGGCGGCCAAGGCTCCCAAGGACAAGGAGCATCCCTATG GACATGGAAAGTTCGAGAGTTTAGGAGCTCTTGGGATTTCAAGTATGTTGTTGGTTACTTCAGGTGGGATTGCCTGGCATGCTTTTGAAGTTCTTCAG GGTGTAATGTCCTCTTCTCCTGATATTATTGGCAACACGTTGCATGCCCATCACGACCATGGCAACGGTGGGCATCATCATGGAATAGATCTGGAACACCCAGTGCTTGCATTGAGCGTGACAACTTTGGCAATAGCTGTCAAAGAAGG GCTCTATTGGATCGCAAAAAGAGCTGGGGACAAGGAAGGGAGTGGGCTGATGAAAGCTAATGCATGGCACCATCGTGCAGATGCTATTTCATCTGTTGTTGCCCTAGTTGGGGTAG GTGGCTCTATTCTTGGATTGCCTCTTCTTGATCCACTAGCTGGACTTATTGTCTCAGGCATGATTCTTAAAGCTGGTATTCAGACTGGATATGAGAG TGTACTGGAATTAGTTGACGCTGCTGTTGATCCTTCACTCCTACAACCAATCAGGGAAACTATTTTGAAGGTTGATGGCGTGAAG GGATGCCATCGGTTGAGGGGAAGAAAAGCTGGGACCTCATTATATCTCGATGTGCATATTGAG GTATATCCTTTCTTGAGTGTCAGTGCAGCACATGATATCGGGGAAACTGTCCGCCATCTGATTCAAAAGGAGCACAATCAAGTTGCTGAAGTTTTCATACACATAG ATCCCTCATACTCGATGGGCCCCAACATGAACCTGAACAGGACTCTAAACAACTTCAATCTAAGAAATTCAGAAGCTATTCCACGGCAACAGAGTGCTGAAGCAATCGTGTCTGATATTATTTCCTCACATTTTTCAGAG AAAATGTCGCTCGAACATCTAATGCTGCATTACGTGCAAGGGAGAGTGTTGCTCCAGGTCCAAGTTTCGATGTCTCcagaaattttgatttg GGATGCAATGGAAATCGCAAAGCAAGCTGAAGAGGAGATAATGAGAGCTGATGCCAGCATAAGCCAAGTGAGTCTGCAGCTAAGATTGGGCCAACATATCAAGCAACTTCAGCTTGCATCAAGCAAGAACATCGCTAGCGACCTACATGGTGGAGCACAGTAA